A window of the Brassica napus cultivar Da-Ae chromosome A2, Da-Ae, whole genome shotgun sequence genome harbors these coding sequences:
- the LOC106390270 gene encoding probable aminotransferase TAT2, with product MENGGSTITIKGILSLLMESISELEDEEGRCVKRVISLGMGDPTLYSCFRTTQVSLQAVSDSLLSNKFHGYAPTVGLPQTRRAIAEYLSRDLPYKLSQDDVFITSGCTQAIDVALAMLARPRANILLPRPGFPIYELCAKFRNLEVRYFDLLPENGWEIDLDAVESLADENTVALVVINPGNPCGNVYSYLHLMKIAETAKKLGILVIADEVYGHLAFGSKPFVPMGVFGSIVPVLTLGSLSKRWIVPGWRLGWFVTTDPSGSFKDPKIIERFKKYFDILGGPATFIQAAVPTILEQTDESFFKKTLNSLKNSSDICYDWINEIPCIDSSHRPEGSMAMMVKLNLSLLEDISDDIDFCFKLAREESVILLPGTAVGLKNWLRITFAADASSIEEAFKRIKCFYLRHAKTQSQTIVDL from the exons ATGGAGAATGGAGGATCGACAATCACAATTAAAGGGATTCTGAGTTTGCTGATGGAAAGCATCtcagagttggaagatgaagaaggaagATGCGTGAAGAGAGTTATATCACTTGGAATGGGAGACCCAACACTCTACTCGTGTTTCCGTACAACACAAGTTTCACTTCAAGCTGTCTCAGATTCTCTTCTCTCCAACAAGTTCCATGGTTATGCTCCCACCGTTGGTCTTCCTCAAACTCGAAG GGCAATCGCAGAGTATCTATCGCGTGATCTTCCATACAAACTATCTCAAGACGATGTGTTCATCACATCTGGTTGCACACAAGCAATCGACGTAGCATTGGCAATGTTGGCTCGTCCCAGGGCCAATATACTTCTTCCAAGGCCCGGCTTCCCGATATATGAACTCTGCGCTAAGTTTAGAAACCTCGAGGTTCGCTACTTCGACCTTCTTCCAGAAAACGGATGGGAGATCGATCTTGACGCTGTCGAGTCTCTTGCAGACGAAAACACAGTTGCTTTGGTTGTTATAAACCCTGGTAATCCTTGTGGGAATGTCTATAGTTACCTGCATTTGATGAAG atTGCGGAAACGGCGAAAAAACTAGGGATTCTTGTGATTGCTGACGAAGTTTATGGTCATCTTGCTTTTGGGAGCAAACCATTTGTGCCAATGGGTGTGTTTGGATCTATCGTCCCGGTGCTTACTCTTGGATCTTTATCAAAGAGATGGATAGTTCCTGGTTGGCGGCTTGGTTGGTTTGTGACCACTGACCCTTCTGGCTCGTTTAAAGACCCAAAG ATCATCGAGCGGTTCAAGAAGTACTTTGATATTCTTGGTGGACCAGCCACATTTAtccag GCTGCAGTTCCCACGATTCTTGAACAGACGGACGAATCATTCTTCAAGAAAACGTTGAACTCGTTGAAGAACTCTTCGGATATATGCTATGACTGGATCAACGAGATTCCTTGCATTGATTCCTCGCATCGACCAGAAGGATCCATGGCTATGATG GTTAAGCTGAATCTCTCGTTACTAGAAGATATAAGCGACGATATCGACTTTTGTTTCAAGCTAGCTAGAGAAGAATCAGTCATCCTTCTTCCTG GGACTGCGGTGGGGCTTAAGAACTGGCTGAGGATAACGTTTGCGGCTGATGCATCTTCGATTGAAGAAGCTTTTAAAAGGATCAAATGTTTTTATCTCAGACATGCCAAGACTCAGTCTCAAACCATAGTTGATTTGTGA